Proteins encoded together in one Variovorax paradoxus EPS window:
- a CDS encoding ExbD/TolR family protein, producing MAFGTQDEPDEVMNEINMTPLVDVMLVLLIIFIITVPVMKHAVNIDLPRASSEPEQPKPQNILFSVTADGSYYWNEQKIDDSELPNRLAAEAAKEPQPELHIRGDKAVRYERVAKAMSEAREAGVRKIGFITEPDAK from the coding sequence ATGGCTTTCGGAACACAAGACGAACCCGATGAGGTGATGAACGAGATCAACATGACGCCGCTGGTCGACGTCATGCTGGTGCTCCTGATCATCTTCATCATCACCGTGCCGGTGATGAAGCACGCGGTCAACATCGACCTGCCGCGCGCCAGCAGCGAGCCCGAGCAGCCCAAGCCGCAGAACATCCTGTTCAGCGTCACGGCAGACGGCAGCTACTACTGGAACGAGCAGAAGATCGACGACAGCGAACTGCCAAACCGCCTCGCCGCCGAAGCCGCCAAGGAGCCGCAGCCCGAACTGCACATCCGCGGCGACAAGGCCGTGCGCTACGAGCGTGTTGCCAAGGCCATGTCGGAAGCGCGGGAAGCCGGCGTGCGCAAGATCGGTTTCATCACCGAACCCGACGCGAAGTGA
- a CDS encoding peptidoglycan DD-metalloendopeptidase family protein — protein MQGFGNRSLFAGITLAVVLVIAGCSAPRGPAPVEDRGTMSRAPGATPGGSPITVDANGKPLQGIENYGKPGYYAVRPGDTIRRIGSDTGQRWQDIARWNNLDNPDLIEVGQVLRVIPPSGSGTAVATAPAVSGSEGAVTKPVTPPPVIAPVPAGGASTPVKPATPVTASPASPGSGSSGDEDLGWIWPASGSLIAGFDEAKNKGYDISGKAGDPVLAAADGRVVYAGAGLRGYGNLIILKHNNTYLTAYAHNQALLVKEDQSVQKGQKIAEMGNSDADRVKLHFEIRRQGKPVDPSRYLPGR, from the coding sequence ATGCAGGGTTTTGGCAATCGGAGTTTGTTCGCGGGCATCACGTTGGCCGTTGTGCTCGTGATCGCGGGCTGCTCCGCACCGCGCGGGCCGGCACCCGTCGAGGACCGCGGCACCATGTCGCGAGCGCCCGGTGCCACGCCGGGTGGTTCTCCCATCACCGTCGATGCCAACGGCAAGCCGCTCCAGGGCATCGAGAACTACGGCAAGCCGGGCTACTACGCCGTGCGACCCGGCGACACGATCCGCCGCATCGGCAGCGACACCGGACAACGCTGGCAGGACATTGCCCGCTGGAACAATCTGGACAACCCCGACCTGATCGAAGTGGGCCAGGTGCTGCGCGTGATTCCGCCGTCGGGTTCGGGCACGGCCGTTGCAACCGCTCCCGCAGTCTCGGGTTCGGAAGGCGCCGTCACCAAGCCGGTGACGCCGCCCCCGGTGATTGCACCTGTTCCAGCCGGCGGCGCAAGCACGCCGGTGAAGCCGGCCACGCCTGTCACGGCTTCTCCGGCAAGCCCTGGCAGCGGAAGTTCGGGCGACGAAGACCTCGGCTGGATCTGGCCCGCGAGCGGTTCGCTGATCGCCGGCTTCGATGAAGCAAAGAACAAGGGTTACGACATCAGCGGCAAGGCGGGCGATCCCGTGCTGGCCGCAGCCGACGGTCGTGTGGTTTATGCGGGCGCGGGCCTTCGCGGCTACGGCAACCTGATCATCCTGAAGCACAACAACACATACCTCACGGCCTATGCGCACAACCAGGCGCTGCTCGTGAAGGAAGACCAGTCGGTTCAGAAGGGCCAGAAGATCGCCGAAATGGGCAACAGCGACGCGGATCGCGTGAAGCTGCATTTCGAGATCCGCCGCCAGGGCAAGCCCGTCGACCCGTCACGCTACCTGCCCGGTCGGTGA
- the rlmD gene encoding 23S rRNA (uracil(1939)-C(5))-methyltransferase RlmD, giving the protein MTEPIEEKKVPTNPGEEWLKVESLDLDAQGVSHKADGMVVFIEGALPFEEVQFNVHRRKNNWEQGTVTHIRRESSQRVRPGCPHFGLHTGACGGCKMQHLDAAAQVAVKQRALEDNLWHLGKVRPENVLRPLEGPAWHYRYRARLSVRHVVKKGTVLIGFHERKSRYLADMQVCPVLPKQVSEMLMPLRALIGSMDARETCPQIELACGDAPDSTALGTIALVLRHLEPLSRADIDRLKAFAAQNEGVQWWLQAKGPETVKLLEEGGTPLAYRLPEFGVTMPFKPTDFTQVNPHINRALVGKALRLLDVQSDERVIDWFCGLGNFTLPLASRAREVLGIEGSDTLVARATDNLKKNEPATSARRALSPTTFVARNLFEMTPAMLVADGSADKWLVDPPREGAFALAKAMADLHQQPELRTDGWTPPKRIVYVSCNPSTLARDAGLLVHQAGYRCTFAGVVNMFPHTAHVESIAVFDLE; this is encoded by the coding sequence ATGACGGAACCCATCGAAGAAAAGAAAGTCCCCACGAATCCCGGCGAAGAATGGCTGAAAGTCGAGTCGCTCGACCTCGACGCGCAGGGCGTTTCCCACAAGGCCGACGGCATGGTCGTTTTCATCGAAGGTGCATTGCCTTTCGAGGAAGTGCAGTTCAACGTCCATCGCCGGAAGAACAACTGGGAACAAGGCACGGTCACCCACATCCGGCGCGAATCGTCGCAGCGGGTGCGCCCGGGCTGCCCGCATTTCGGCCTGCACACCGGTGCCTGCGGCGGCTGCAAGATGCAGCACCTGGATGCAGCGGCACAGGTGGCCGTGAAGCAGCGCGCGCTGGAAGACAACCTCTGGCACCTGGGCAAGGTGCGCCCCGAAAACGTGCTGCGCCCGCTCGAGGGCCCGGCATGGCATTACCGCTACCGCGCGCGGCTGTCGGTGCGCCACGTGGTCAAGAAGGGCACGGTGCTGATCGGCTTTCATGAGCGCAAGAGCCGCTACCTCGCCGACATGCAGGTATGCCCGGTGCTGCCCAAGCAGGTCAGCGAGATGCTGATGCCCTTGCGCGCGCTGATCGGCTCGATGGACGCGCGCGAGACCTGTCCGCAGATCGAACTGGCCTGCGGCGATGCGCCGGACTCCACCGCACTTGGGACGATCGCGCTGGTGCTGCGGCATCTGGAGCCCCTGTCGCGTGCCGACATCGACCGGCTGAAGGCATTTGCCGCCCAGAACGAGGGTGTCCAGTGGTGGTTGCAGGCCAAGGGGCCGGAAACGGTGAAGCTGCTGGAAGAGGGCGGCACGCCGCTGGCTTACCGCCTGCCCGAATTCGGCGTCACGATGCCGTTCAAGCCCACCGATTTCACGCAGGTCAATCCGCATATCAATCGCGCGCTGGTGGGCAAGGCGCTTCGCCTGCTCGATGTGCAGTCCGACGAACGCGTCATCGACTGGTTCTGTGGTCTCGGCAATTTCACCCTGCCGCTGGCGAGCCGGGCGCGCGAGGTGCTGGGCATCGAAGGCAGCGACACGCTCGTGGCGCGCGCGACCGACAACCTCAAGAAGAACGAGCCCGCAACGAGCGCTCGGCGGGCGCTTTCGCCGACCACGTTCGTCGCGCGCAACCTGTTCGAGATGACGCCGGCCATGCTGGTGGCCGATGGCAGTGCCGACAAGTGGCTGGTCGATCCGCCGCGCGAAGGCGCTTTCGCGCTCGCCAAGGCGATGGCCGATCTGCATCAGCAGCCCGAGCTGCGCACCGATGGATGGACGCCGCCCAAGCGCATCGTGTACGTGAGTTGCAACCCGTCGACGCTTGCGCGCGATGCCGGGTTGCTGGTGCATCAGGCAGGATATCGATGCACCTTCGCGGGGGTGGTCAACATGTTCCCGCACACGGCGCACGTCGAGTCGATTGCGGTCTTCGACCTGGAATGA
- a CDS encoding GlcG/HbpS family heme-binding protein has protein sequence MKTKSFLELADVKAIAAAAEAEALKNNWAVTIAISDDAGNLLWLQRLDGAAALSSHIAPAKAHTAAMGRRESKVYEDIINGGRTAFLTAPAVQGLLEGGVPIVKDGQVIGAVGVSGVKSNEDAQIAKAGIAAIGL, from the coding sequence ATGAAGACCAAATCATTCCTCGAACTCGCTGACGTCAAGGCCATCGCCGCGGCGGCCGAAGCCGAAGCCCTGAAGAACAACTGGGCCGTGACCATCGCCATCTCGGACGATGCCGGCAATCTGCTCTGGCTGCAGCGCCTGGACGGTGCCGCGGCGCTGTCGTCGCACATTGCCCCCGCCAAGGCGCATACGGCTGCCATGGGCCGGCGCGAGAGCAAGGTCTATGAAGACATCATCAACGGCGGCCGCACAGCGTTTTTGACGGCGCCTGCTGTCCAGGGCCTGCTTGAAGGTGGCGTGCCGATCGTGAAAGACGGTCAGGTCATCGGCGCAGTCGGCGTGAGCGGCGTGAAGTCGAACGAAGACGCGCAGATTGCCAAGGCGGGCATTGCCGCGATCGGCCTCTGA
- a CDS encoding protein-L-isoaspartate(D-aspartate) O-methyltransferase: protein MATQRPSFPVRLTPTASAATRGRMPAVPAKPMVPSTPSMASDAVRARMVQKLAAQGISDPRVLRAMSAVERHRFVDSALVNQAYEDTSLPIGLGQTISKPSVVARMIELLLAAPALAGKPQDRLGRVLEIGTGCGYQAAVLNHVATEVYSIERLRGLHERARTNLRHFRLATVHLMLGDGMIGYAKGAPYAGIIAAAGGEAVPEAWISQLAVGGRIVAPTHSDKGGQALVVIDKTARGLERLILEAVHFVPLKSGIA, encoded by the coding sequence ATGGCCACGCAACGGCCGAGTTTCCCGGTTCGACTGACCCCCACCGCTTCGGCTGCCACGCGCGGGCGCATGCCCGCCGTGCCGGCCAAGCCGATGGTGCCGTCCACGCCTTCGATGGCCTCCGACGCGGTGCGCGCGCGCATGGTGCAGAAGCTCGCGGCGCAGGGCATTTCCGACCCGCGCGTGTTGCGCGCAATGAGCGCCGTCGAGCGGCATCGCTTCGTCGACAGCGCGCTGGTCAACCAGGCGTACGAAGACACCAGCTTGCCGATCGGCCTGGGGCAGACGATCTCCAAGCCGAGCGTGGTGGCCCGAATGATCGAGCTCCTGCTCGCTGCGCCCGCGTTGGCCGGCAAGCCGCAGGACCGGCTTGGCCGCGTGCTCGAGATCGGCACCGGCTGCGGCTACCAGGCCGCTGTGCTGAACCACGTGGCGACCGAGGTCTACAGCATCGAGCGCCTGCGCGGCCTGCACGAGCGTGCGCGCACGAACCTGCGGCACTTCCGGCTGGCCACGGTGCACCTGATGCTGGGCGACGGAATGATCGGCTATGCCAAGGGCGCGCCCTATGCGGGCATCATCGCGGCGGCGGGCGGCGAAGCCGTTCCGGAAGCCTGGATTTCACAACTCGCGGTCGGCGGGCGCATCGTTGCGCCGACCCATTCGGACAAGGGCGGACAAGCCCTCGTCGTCATCGACAAAACCGCCCGCGGACTGGAGCGTCTCATTCTTGAGGCGGTTCACTTTGTCCCCCTAAAATCGGGCATCGCTTGA
- the surE gene encoding 5'/3'-nucleotidase SurE translates to MKILISNDDGFQAPGIVALHDALKDIADVEVVAPEHNNSAKSNALTLAAPLYVHKAHNGFRYVTGTPADCVHIALKGLLDYRPDLVVSGINNGANMGDDTIYSGTVGAAMEAYLFGIPAIAFSQIEKGWAHVDAAAQVARRLVQQIEREKMIGGPAFLLNVNVPNRPFDELKPVKVCRLGRRHAAEKVITQDSPRGETMYWIAGAGSAKDSGEGTDFHATAAGHIALTPLQIDLTDHANLGQWRETVARLGN, encoded by the coding sequence ATGAAGATACTTATTTCCAATGACGACGGCTTCCAGGCGCCGGGCATCGTCGCACTGCACGACGCGCTCAAGGACATCGCCGACGTCGAGGTGGTCGCACCCGAACACAACAACAGCGCCAAGTCGAACGCACTCACGCTGGCCGCACCGCTCTACGTGCACAAGGCGCACAACGGTTTTCGCTACGTCACCGGCACACCGGCCGATTGCGTGCACATCGCACTCAAGGGCCTGCTCGACTACCGGCCCGACCTGGTGGTCTCCGGCATCAACAACGGCGCCAACATGGGCGACGACACCATCTATTCAGGCACTGTCGGCGCGGCCATGGAGGCGTATCTCTTCGGCATTCCAGCGATTGCTTTCTCGCAGATCGAAAAGGGTTGGGCGCATGTGGATGCGGCAGCGCAAGTCGCGCGTCGACTGGTGCAGCAGATCGAGCGCGAAAAGATGATCGGCGGCCCGGCCTTCCTGCTCAACGTGAACGTGCCGAACCGGCCCTTCGACGAGCTGAAGCCGGTCAAGGTCTGTCGCCTCGGTCGGCGTCATGCGGCGGAGAAGGTCATCACGCAGGACAGCCCGCGCGGCGAGACGATGTACTGGATTGCCGGCGCGGGCAGCGCCAAGGACAGCGGCGAAGGCACCGACTTTCACGCCACCGCCGCCGGCCACATTGCCCTCACGCCATTGCAGATCGACCTGACCGACCACGCCAACCTGGGCCAATGGCGCGAGACGGTGGCCCGTCTCGGCAATTGA
- a CDS encoding DUF3606 domain-containing protein, whose protein sequence is MTDDTKKTGLDRKLIAMHEPHEVRSWMESLGCTETQLRDAVKAVGNSAEAVREYLAGKR, encoded by the coding sequence ATGACCGACGACACGAAGAAGACCGGGCTGGACCGCAAGCTGATCGCCATGCATGAGCCTCACGAAGTGCGCTCGTGGATGGAATCGCTCGGGTGCACGGAGACGCAGCTGCGCGACGCCGTGAAGGCAGTCGGCAATTCGGCCGAAGCCGTGCGCGAGTACTTGGCCGGGAAACGCTGA
- a CDS encoding MotA/TolQ/ExbB proton channel family protein gives MESHFGLMNVWNQGDFVTKAVAVLLIGMSLASWIVIIVKALDVIKYKRLAKNSQDFWHSEDFATALNKLGKDDSNPFRALALEGREAAAHHRNTKAHLHDALDVSDWITRALRNGIDAFTARLQTGLAILASVGSTAPFIGLFGTVWGIYHALMSIGSAGQATIDKVAGPIGEALIMTALGLAVAIPAVLGYNALVRGNKFVLTKLNSFAHDLHAYFVTGARVQSGSGDAIVVPLKKG, from the coding sequence ATGGAATCCCATTTCGGCTTGATGAACGTCTGGAATCAGGGCGACTTCGTCACCAAGGCCGTCGCGGTGCTGTTGATCGGCATGTCGCTTGCATCGTGGATCGTGATCATCGTCAAGGCACTCGACGTCATCAAGTACAAGCGCCTTGCCAAGAACTCGCAGGACTTCTGGCACAGCGAAGACTTCGCCACCGCGCTGAACAAGCTCGGCAAGGACGACAGCAACCCCTTCCGCGCACTGGCGCTCGAAGGCCGCGAGGCGGCAGCTCACCACCGCAACACCAAGGCCCACCTGCACGATGCACTCGACGTGAGCGACTGGATCACGCGAGCCCTCCGCAACGGCATCGACGCATTCACCGCACGCCTTCAAACCGGCCTGGCCATCCTGGCATCGGTGGGTTCCACGGCGCCGTTCATCGGACTCTTCGGCACGGTCTGGGGCATCTACCACGCACTGATGAGCATCGGCTCGGCCGGCCAGGCCACCATCGACAAGGTGGCGGGTCCGATCGGCGAGGCGCTGATCATGACGGCGCTCGGCCTGGCAGTGGCGATCCCCGCGGTGCTCGGCTACAACGCGCTGGTTCGCGGCAACAAGTTCGTGCTGACCAAGCTCAACAGCTTCGCCCACGATCTGCACGCCTACTTCGTGACCGGCGCCCGCGTGCAAAGCGGTAGCGGCGACGCGATCGTGGTTCCGCTCAAGAAGGGCTGA
- the hemP gene encoding hemin uptake protein HemP: MPATPNAFTVLNHPSLDQSGGGHASIQASRPVPMVESTELLKGSKTVGIMHNGSLYRLQATKLGKLILTK; this comes from the coding sequence ATGCCAGCCACACCGAATGCCTTCACTGTTCTGAACCATCCTTCGCTCGACCAATCGGGTGGCGGCCATGCGTCGATCCAGGCATCGCGTCCGGTGCCAATGGTCGAAAGCACAGAGCTTCTCAAAGGAAGCAAGACCGTGGGCATCATGCACAACGGTTCGCTCTACCGGCTCCAGGCCACCAAACTCGGCAAGCTGATCCTGACCAAGTAA
- a CDS encoding sigma-70 family RNA polymerase sigma factor: MAASRPRRTLPVRGLAGRGGRSSGDKEISPDENIPADPVELNAALPRGAKAELIGGEGADALTIYLRQVRRTELFTPDEEFQAACAARSGDFAARQSMIEHNLRLVVNIAKGYLGRGVPLSDLIEEGNLGLMHAITKFEPERGFRFSTYATWWIRQSVERAVMTQARAIRLPVHVVRELQQVLRARRALEGDAEFVARRPDGVRVEDIAALLGRDVQEVADLLALSEAPRSLDAGDARGDEGFTLADTVASDDEQGNPSGVTQAHEVERLLDQWIHALDAREREVLEGRYGLHDREPETLEVLSVRLGLTRERVRQIQNEALAKMRRQLARSGIGRDALF, encoded by the coding sequence ATGGCTGCCTCCCGCCCCCGTCGCACGCTGCCTGTGCGCGGGCTGGCGGGCAGAGGTGGCAGGTCTTCCGGCGACAAGGAAATCTCGCCCGACGAGAATATTCCGGCCGACCCTGTAGAGCTCAACGCGGCGCTGCCACGCGGCGCCAAGGCCGAGCTGATCGGTGGCGAAGGCGCTGACGCGCTGACCATCTACCTGCGCCAGGTCCGGCGCACCGAGCTCTTCACCCCCGACGAGGAATTCCAGGCCGCCTGCGCTGCGCGGTCAGGCGACTTCGCGGCGCGGCAATCGATGATCGAGCACAACCTTCGGCTCGTGGTCAACATTGCCAAGGGGTATCTCGGCCGCGGCGTGCCGCTCTCGGACCTCATCGAAGAGGGCAATCTCGGACTGATGCATGCCATCACCAAGTTCGAGCCCGAGCGCGGTTTTCGCTTCTCCACCTATGCGACCTGGTGGATTCGCCAGTCGGTCGAACGCGCAGTCATGACGCAGGCGCGCGCGATTCGCCTGCCGGTGCACGTGGTGCGCGAACTGCAGCAGGTGCTGCGCGCGCGCCGTGCCCTCGAAGGCGATGCGGAGTTCGTTGCACGCCGCCCCGACGGCGTGCGCGTGGAAGACATCGCAGCGCTGCTCGGCCGCGACGTGCAGGAGGTGGCCGACCTGCTGGCCCTTTCCGAAGCGCCGCGCTCTCTGGACGCTGGCGATGCGCGCGGGGACGAGGGCTTCACGCTCGCCGACACGGTGGCATCCGACGATGAGCAGGGCAATCCGAGCGGCGTGACCCAGGCGCACGAGGTGGAGCGTCTGCTCGACCAGTGGATCCACGCGCTCGACGCACGCGAGCGCGAGGTGCTGGAAGGCCGCTATGGCCTGCATGACCGAGAACCCGAAACCCTCGAGGTGCTGAGCGTGCGCCTGGGCCTCACGCGCGAGCGCGTCAGGCAGATCCAGAACGAGGCGTTGGCCAAGATGCGCCGGCAGTTGGCGCGCTCGGGCATCGGGCGGGATGCGCTGTTCTAG
- a CDS encoding H-NS family nucleoid-associated regulatory protein — protein MASTLADINSQIKKHDEQIAQLRKQAEDLRNQERAGVIEELRKKIAEFGLTASDLKLGGRGAAVKRSAGAAAPKAAAKYRGPTGETWSGGRGRKPRWVTEALAAGKSLSDYEIK, from the coding sequence ATGGCTTCGACCCTCGCCGATATCAATTCCCAGATCAAGAAGCACGACGAGCAGATTGCTCAATTGCGGAAGCAGGCTGAAGACCTCCGTAACCAAGAACGCGCGGGCGTGATCGAAGAGTTGCGCAAGAAGATCGCGGAATTCGGTTTGACCGCTTCCGACCTGAAACTCGGCGGCCGCGGTGCAGCCGTCAAACGCAGTGCAGGTGCCGCAGCACCCAAGGCAGCCGCCAAATACCGCGGCCCGACCGGCGAAACCTGGTCCGGTGGCCGTGGCCGCAAGCCGCGCTGGGTGACCGAAGCATTGGCTGCCGGCAAGTCGCTTTCTGATTACGAGATCAAGTAA
- a CDS encoding SOS response-associated peptidase: MCTRYISPEDREIEAAWHIGARTPERWVRSMRPLYMGPFMRRARDVTEYERELVVGQWGLIPAFSPNHIPQTKPRKGDTKGILLSTFNARFAGIEKKPAFKDAWAHGRRCIIPAVNFDEPNWESGKNEWWRFGRADGRLWGLAGLWSNWLDYETEIMWESYTMLTLNANLHPIMSRMHKPEIDKTTKKPLEVQDKRSVVAIEEHDFDRWLTCTPEEAREMVELIPADRMIAAPAPVDVKPAGKKRMNDEEEELPF, from the coding sequence ATGTGTACTCGTTACATTTCCCCCGAGGATCGCGAGATCGAGGCGGCCTGGCACATCGGCGCACGTACGCCGGAGCGGTGGGTTCGCAGCATGCGGCCGCTGTACATGGGGCCGTTCATGCGTCGGGCGCGAGACGTGACCGAGTACGAGCGCGAGCTGGTGGTCGGGCAGTGGGGGCTGATACCCGCGTTCTCGCCCAATCACATCCCCCAGACCAAGCCGCGCAAGGGCGACACCAAAGGAATCCTCCTCTCGACGTTCAACGCGCGCTTCGCCGGCATCGAGAAGAAGCCGGCGTTCAAGGATGCATGGGCGCACGGGCGGCGCTGCATCATCCCTGCGGTGAATTTCGATGAGCCGAACTGGGAATCCGGCAAGAACGAGTGGTGGCGCTTCGGCCGTGCGGATGGTCGCCTCTGGGGCTTGGCCGGCCTGTGGAGCAACTGGCTGGACTACGAGACTGAGATCATGTGGGAGAGCTACACAATGCTCACCCTGAACGCCAACCTGCATCCGATCATGTCGCGCATGCACAAGCCCGAGATCGACAAGACGACGAAGAAGCCGCTGGAGGTGCAGGACAAGCGCTCGGTCGTTGCGATCGAGGAGCACGACTTCGACCGCTGGCTGACCTGCACGCCTGAAGAAGCGCGGGAGATGGTCGAACTCATACCGGCAGATCGGATGATCGCAGCGCCGGCGCCGGTCGATGTGAAGCCTGCCGGGAAGAAGCGAATGAATGATGAGGAAGAGGAACTGCCGTTCTGA
- a CDS encoding Bax inhibitor-1/YccA family protein, with amino-acid sequence MSDRVTTLDTSTGYGQTLPQAERQRVLRNTYWLLALSLLPTVLGAWLGVSTGLTRSLTGGLGLIVFMGGAFGFMFAIEKTKNSAAGVPVLLAFTFFMGLMLSRLIAMVLGFKNGSELVMTAFGGTAGVFFVMASLATVIKRDLSGMGKFLFVGAMVLMFGAIINVFVGSTTGMLVISVAAIGIFSAYMLYDLKQIMDGGETNYITATLALYLDLFNVFQSLLALLGIFGGERD; translated from the coding sequence ATGAGCGACCGCGTCACCACCCTCGACACTTCCACAGGCTACGGCCAGACGTTGCCGCAGGCGGAGCGCCAACGCGTCCTGCGCAATACCTATTGGCTATTGGCATTGAGCCTGCTGCCCACCGTGCTGGGCGCCTGGCTCGGCGTGAGCACCGGCCTCACGCGCTCGCTCACCGGCGGACTCGGCCTGATCGTATTCATGGGCGGCGCCTTCGGTTTCATGTTTGCCATCGAGAAGACAAAGAACTCGGCAGCCGGCGTGCCGGTGCTTTTGGCCTTCACCTTCTTCATGGGCCTGATGCTGTCGCGCCTGATCGCGATGGTGCTCGGCTTCAAGAACGGCTCCGAACTCGTCATGACAGCCTTCGGCGGCACGGCGGGCGTGTTCTTTGTTATGGCCTCGCTGGCCACGGTCATCAAGCGCGACCTGTCGGGCATGGGCAAGTTCCTGTTCGTCGGCGCGATGGTGCTGATGTTCGGCGCGATCATCAACGTGTTCGTCGGCTCGACCACCGGCATGCTCGTCATCTCGGTGGCCGCCATCGGCATCTTCTCGGCCTACATGCTCTATGACCTGAAGCAGATCATGGACGGCGGCGAAACCAACTACATCACCGCCACGCTGGCCCTGTACCTGGACCTGTTCAATGTGTTCCAGAGCCTGCTGGCCCTGCTGGGCATCTTCGGCGGCGAACGCGACTGA
- a CDS encoding NADPH:quinone oxidoreductase family protein has translation MHAWLCENPVGVDALTWKELPTPTPGPGQVLIEIKAASLNFPDLLIVQNKYQMKPPLPFVPGSEYAGVIQAVGEGVTHLKVGQNVACLSGTGGFGTHTLAPAALCMPLPEGFGHVDAAAFIMIYATSWHALMDRAQLKAGETVLVLGAAGGVGTAAIQIAKAAGAKVIAAASTDEKCELCRSIGADATINYTTHALPNGFRDAIKAATDGKGPDVIYDPVGGDFAEPAFRSIGWRGRYLVVGFASGPIPSLPLNLTLLKGASLVGVFWGDFARREPKANAQMMAELAQWYGQGKIKPVIDSTMPMAELKAAYAHMGSRGVKGKLVMVN, from the coding sequence ATGCACGCATGGCTTTGCGAAAACCCCGTTGGCGTCGACGCGCTCACCTGGAAAGAACTGCCGACACCCACGCCGGGCCCCGGGCAGGTGCTCATCGAGATCAAGGCCGCCAGCCTGAATTTCCCCGACCTGCTGATCGTGCAGAACAAGTACCAGATGAAGCCGCCCCTGCCCTTTGTTCCCGGTTCGGAATACGCGGGCGTCATCCAGGCGGTCGGCGAAGGCGTGACGCACTTGAAGGTGGGCCAGAACGTGGCGTGCCTGTCCGGCACCGGTGGTTTCGGCACCCACACGCTGGCCCCCGCGGCGCTGTGCATGCCGCTGCCCGAGGGCTTCGGCCATGTCGACGCGGCCGCGTTCATCATGATCTACGCCACATCGTGGCACGCGCTCATGGACCGCGCGCAGCTCAAGGCCGGGGAAACCGTGCTGGTGCTGGGTGCGGCAGGCGGCGTGGGGACCGCAGCCATCCAGATTGCAAAAGCCGCCGGTGCAAAAGTGATTGCAGCCGCTTCGACCGATGAGAAATGTGAACTCTGCCGGTCCATTGGCGCCGATGCGACGATCAACTACACGACGCACGCATTGCCCAACGGTTTTCGCGATGCCATCAAGGCCGCCACCGACGGCAAGGGCCCGGATGTCATTTACGACCCCGTGGGCGGCGATTTTGCAGAGCCCGCTTTTCGTTCCATTGGCTGGCGCGGCCGCTATTTGGTCGTGGGTTTTGCGTCGGGTCCCATTCCGTCGCTGCCATTGAATCTGACGCTGTTGAAAGGCGCATCGCTCGTGGGCGTGTTCTGGGGCGATTTCGCCAGGCGCGAACCAAAGGCCAATGCGCAGATGATGGCCGAATTGGCACAGTGGTACGGCCAGGGAAAGATCAAGCCGGTGATCGACAGCACGATGCCGATGGCCGAATTGAAGGCCGCATACGCGCACATGGGTTCGCGCGGCGTCAAAGGAAAACTGGTGATGGTGAACTGA
- a CDS encoding energy transducer TonB, giving the protein MVTDRFAPPPSVFGLSRNVVIASGVIVFHAAALWALQSGLLRRAAEVVIPVEIMSQFIEAPKPKVDPPPPPPPPPKVAKAPPPPRPQAIREPKPTPAPQAPVGTTEPPPPPAPPAAPIPPAPPALPPAPPAPPAVQLPSSNADYLQNPKAVYPAMSKRLGEQGKVIVKVLVGVDGLPKSAEVKKSSGFERLDEAAIEYIMKCRFVPGKVNGVVQAMSYDAPVNYVLN; this is encoded by the coding sequence ATCGTGACTGACCGCTTTGCCCCTCCCCCCTCGGTTTTTGGCCTCTCGCGCAATGTCGTCATTGCGAGCGGTGTCATCGTGTTTCATGCGGCTGCGCTCTGGGCGCTGCAAAGCGGGTTGCTGCGGCGCGCTGCCGAAGTGGTGATTCCGGTCGAAATAATGAGCCAGTTCATCGAAGCGCCGAAGCCCAAGGTAGACCCTCCGCCACCCCCGCCACCTCCTCCGAAAGTGGCCAAGGCGCCGCCTCCACCGCGGCCGCAAGCCATCCGCGAACCCAAGCCCACGCCAGCCCCGCAGGCACCCGTGGGCACCACGGAACCGCCTCCTCCGCCAGCACCCCCGGCTGCGCCCATACCGCCGGCTCCGCCCGCACTGCCGCCGGCACCTCCGGCCCCGCCCGCGGTGCAACTGCCCTCGAGCAACGCCGACTACCTGCAGAACCCCAAGGCCGTCTACCCCGCCATGAGCAAACGGCTCGGCGAGCAGGGCAAGGTGATCGTCAAGGTGCTCGTCGGCGTCGACGGGCTGCCCAAGAGCGCCGAGGTCAAGAAATCCAGCGGTTTCGAACGCCTCGACGAGGCCGCCATCGAATACATCATGAAATGCCGGTTCGTGCCCGGCAAGGTCAACGGCGTGGTTCAGGCCATGTCCTATGACGCCCCCGTCAACTACGTCTTGAACTAA